A stretch of Rhea pennata isolate bPtePen1 unplaced genomic scaffold, bPtePen1.pri scaffold_32, whole genome shotgun sequence DNA encodes these proteins:
- the LOC134154506 gene encoding olfactory receptor 14A16-like translates to MSNSSSLNGFLLLTLAVTPELQLLHFSFFLGIYLAAVVGNALIITAVACDHHLHTPMYFFLLNLSLLDLSSISTTVPKFMANSLWNTRAISYSGCAAQVFLVVFLFSAEYSLLTVMAYDRYVAICKPLHYGTIMDSRACVRMAAAAWASGFLCAVLHTANTFSIPLCQGNTVDQFFCEIPQILKLSCSDSYLREVGITGVGACLMFGCFIFIVLSYVQIFTVVLRIPAEHGRHKAFSMCLPHLAVVSLFLSTGLFAYLKPPSVSSPALDLVLTVLYSVVPQTMNPLIYSMRNKELQEAVRKLFQLVLVQQQ, encoded by the coding sequence atgtccaacagcagctccctcaacggcttcctcctcctcacactTGCAGTGAcaccagagctgcagctcttgcacttctccttcttcctgggcatctacctggctgctgTTGTGGGCAACGCcctcatcatcacagctgtGGCCTGTGACCACCatctccacacccccatgtacttcttccttctcaacCTCTCCCTCCTTGACCTCAGCTCCAtttccaccactgtccccaaattcatggccaattccctctgGAACACCAGGGCaatttcctactcaggatgtgctgcccaggtcttcctggttgtcttcttgttttcagcagagtattctctcctcactgtcatggcctatgaccgctatgttgccatctgcaaacccctgcactatggcacaatcatggacagcagagcttgtgtcagaatggcagcagctgcctgggccagtgggtttctctgtgcagtgctgcacactGCTAATACATTTTCCATTCCACTCTGCCAAGGaaacacagtggaccagttcttctgtgaaatcccccagatcctcaagctctcctgctctgactcctacctcagggaagttgggATTACAGGGGTTGGTGCCTGTTTAATGTTTggctgtttcattttcattgtgctgtcctacgtgcagatcttcacAGTTGTACTAAGAATCCCCGCTGAGCATGGccggcacaaagccttttccatgtgcctccctcacctggccgtggtctccctgtttctcagcactggcctgtttgcctacctgaagccaccttctgtctcctccccagctctggatctAGTGCTGACTGTTCTGTACTCCGTGGTACCTCAAACCATGAACCcgctcatctacagcatgaggaacaaggagctccaggaggcagtgaggaaacTATTTCAGCTGGTACTAgttcagcagcaatga